Proteins from a single region of bacterium:
- a CDS encoding TetR/AcrR family transcriptional regulator, protein MPEKVRRPGGRTADVSGRVADATLALLAQGGFHACTFQAVAAAAGVNRSTLYRRWPTEAAMVLDAIAAIVDAEIVVADTGSLAGDLRAALRRLAAFLDSPVGRASISAALHLEADAATLAQRRRLWARRWTAIAPVFARARARGELAAGVDEAALLAAGAGALYFRVIVSAEPLDARWIRTVAGLVARAAGG, encoded by the coding sequence ATGCCCGAGAAAGTTCGTCGCCCGGGCGGGCGAACCGCCGACGTCAGCGGCCGTGTCGCCGATGCGACCCTCGCCCTCCTCGCGCAGGGCGGCTTCCACGCGTGCACGTTCCAGGCGGTCGCCGCCGCAGCGGGCGTGAACCGCTCCACGCTCTACCGCCGCTGGCCCACGGAGGCGGCGATGGTGCTCGATGCGATCGCAGCGATCGTCGACGCCGAGATCGTCGTTGCCGACACCGGCTCGCTCGCGGGCGATCTCCGAGCCGCGCTCCGCCGGCTCGCCGCCTTCCTCGACTCGCCGGTAGGGCGCGCGTCGATCAGTGCGGCGCTGCATCTCGAGGCCGACGCCGCGACGCTCGCCCAGCGCCGGCGGCTCTGGGCACGTCGCTGGACGGCGATCGCACCCGTCTTCGCCCGTGCGCGGGCACGCGGCGAGCTGGCCGCCGGCGTCGACGAGGCAGCGCTGCTCGCCGCCGGCGCGGGCGCGCTCTACTTCCGCGTCATCGTCTCGGCGGAGCCGCTCGACGCGAGGTGGATCCGAACCGTCGCCGGGTTGGTCGCGCGCGCGGCGGGCGGGTGA
- a CDS encoding dienelactone hydrolase family protein: MSVVPWPPATTVARAAAPTLPPSEETAKQRLATSPRHGELVSVDVAGTPVKTWVVYPERKDKAPVVIVVHEIFGLTDWLRAVADQLAADGFIYYGTAPETPSGGTASILGLYGSEDARVNATIEPASEALGARYAPHVFEGAGHGFLRQQSGQEGANLRATERAWPLTLEFLRTHAK, translated from the coding sequence ATGTCGGTTGTTCCCTGGCCACCCGCCACCACCGTCGCCCGCGCCGCCGCACCGACGCTGCCGCCGTCGGAGGAGACCGCGAAGCAGCGGCTCGCGACGTCGCCGCGCCACGGCGAGCTCGTGTCGGTCGACGTCGCGGGCACGCCGGTGAAGACGTGGGTCGTCTACCCCGAGCGCAAGGACAAGGCGCCGGTGGTGATCGTCGTCCACGAGATCTTCGGCCTCACCGACTGGCTCCGCGCCGTCGCCGATCAGCTCGCCGCCGACGGCTTCATCTACTACGGGACGGCGCCGGAGACGCCGTCGGGCGGCACGGCGTCCATCCTCGGCCTCTACGGCAGTGAGGACGCGCGCGTGAACGCGACGATCGAGCCCGCGAGCGAAGCCCTCGGTGCGCGCTACGCCCCGCACGTGTTCGAGGGTGCGGGGCACGGCTTCCTGCGCCAGCAGAGCGGGCAGGAAGGGGCCAACCTACGCGCGACCGAGCGGGCGTGGCCGCTCACGCTCGAGTTCCTCCGCACGCACGCGAAATAG